The genomic DNA GCTGAGCGATTGTCACTGTGTGGTCGACTGCACCGACAATTTCGGCTCACGCTTTGCCATAAATCGAGCCGCCATCGCCACAGGCACACCATTGGTCTCGGCGGCGGCCATACGCGAAGAGGGTCAGCTCGCGGTATTTCGCCATGACGTGTCGGACAGCCCGTGCTATCGATGTCTATACGCCGAAAGCGATGAGGCAACCGGAGACTGCCAAGGACAGGGCGTGATGTCACCGCTGGTAGGCGTCGTGGGCAGCATGGCCGCAACCGCGGTGCTGAATATTCTGGTTTACAATGACAATAACGCGGGCAGCTTGTTGCTGTTTGACGCGCGTCGCCTGCAATGGCGTGCGATAACATTGCGCAAAGACCCGCACTGTCCGGCATGCTCAGAGGGTGGACAGACATGATCGTTTACGAATCGATTCGCGTCGGCGCACAGGGCCTCTCCCATGGCTAACTTGGCATGGGGTGCGCTCTTTTTAGCGGGGCTGTTTGAAGTGTTATGGGTGATCGGCATGAAGCACTCCGACGGCTTCAGTAAGGCAGGTCCGACCCTGTTTACAATCGGCTGCATGATCGTCAGTTTTGGTTTGCTGTCGTGGTCACTCAAACACGTGCCGCTTGGAACAGCCTATGCGGTATGGGTTGGCATTGGGGCGTTGGGCGTCGCCATTTTCGGCATGCTGTGGCTTGGCGAATCGCAACACTGGGTGCGCATCGCCTGTATGTTGCTCATCATCTCCGGCGTAATCGGCCTCAAACTCAGCGATTCGGGCTAATCAGGTCGGTCCCATCAAGCGCTAAAAAATGCCGGCTTCTGTGCCCGCTGCGACCAGTTCGCCCAACGCCTCACAGTCTGCTTCAAACGACTCCTGATATTGGCCATGCAGGAGAAGCGGTGCTTGAATGAGCTTCCAGCGAAGACCACTCGTGATGCGCTGAACACCATCGAGCGTACCCTGCCCGTCCAGACCCGCCCGCACATAAAGC from Pseudomonadota bacterium includes the following:
- a CDS encoding HesA/MoeB/ThiF family protein encodes the protein MTDQSTLWRTRYARQISLPNWGEAGQHALANKTVMIIGLGGLGSPVATYLAASGVGTLKLNDFDSVDLSNLPRQPLHSSEDVNRLKVESAQERLRAINPLVDYKPLPSRLTETELRDALSDCHCVVDCTDNFGSRFAINRAAIATGTPLVSAAAIREEGQLAVFRHDVSDSPCYRCLYAESDEATGDCQGQGVMSPLVGVVGSMAATAVLNILVYNDNNAGSLLLFDARRLQWRAITLRKDPHCPACSEGGQT
- a CDS encoding multidrug efflux SMR transporter codes for the protein MANLAWGALFLAGLFEVLWVIGMKHSDGFSKAGPTLFTIGCMIVSFGLLSWSLKHVPLGTAYAVWVGIGALGVAIFGMLWLGESQHWVRIACMLLIISGVIGLKLSDSG